Genomic DNA from Candidatus Nitronereus thalassa:
GTAAGATTTTACTGGCAGTGGTTGTTGCTCAGCACCTTTTTGCTTGGACTGCCTTGGCCCATCTCGGCAGGGGCTCAGATTTCAAGCAAAGAGATCATACAACTTGGTCCGCTCATTCAAGAAGCGCTTGAAAACAATCCGGAATTGGTAGCGGAACAAGCCCTGGTTGAAGCGATGATTGAGCGCGTTCCGCAAAGTAAATCATTGGATGATCCCGAATTAACCCTTAGCCTATGGAATACACCAAACTCGTTGGATGTGACACGGTCGGACCGGACCATCTTCGGACTCTCACAACAATTTCCTTATCCCGGCACCTTATCTCAGCAGGAACACATTGCCGAGAAAGTCGTGGCGCAAGCGCAACAACGTTTGACGGGAAAGAAACGAGAAATCATTGCGGCAGTGAAGACAGCGTATTATGAACTGTTTTATGCCCACCAGGCCATTGAGGTTCACCATCAGGAGGCCAAGCGTCTCAAGCAATTTTTTGATGCGGCGACAGCCAAGTTCCGTGTCGGCAAAGGGACCCAAGTGGATGTATTGAAAGCTCAAGTCGAACAGTCGAAGTGGTTTCAGCACCTTCCTGTTCTTGAACAGCAAAAGCAGACAGCTCAGGCTCACCTCAACACGATTTTAAATCGTGATGCTGAGGCTTCGTTGGGTGTTCCTCTCGAACCGATGAGTGAGCCCAAGACCCTTTCATTGGAGCATCTTCAAAACCAAGCTGTTCAGCAGCGGCCGGAAATCCTCGAAGCTGCGTTGGCAGTGCAGCAATTTGATGCCACGATCAAACTGGCAGAACTCCAAACCTATCCCCACCTTCGAGTTGAGGCGCAGCGCTGGCTGAACCGCAATGAAGAAGATGGATTCGGCGGCATTGTGTCCATCAACCTTCCGTTTGCCTTTTGGACGAAGCCCAAATATGAGGCTGGCGTTCGAGAAGCCAAGGCCCACCGGGAAGTCGCACAATTCAAAAAAAGAACGTTGGAAAACCAGACGCGGTTCCAGATTCAAGACCTGATGGCACGGATAACGGCAAAGAGAAAGATTCTCGACCTGTATCAGACCACCGTTCTTCCTCAGGCCAAGCTCACGTTGAGGGCAGCTATTGCCGGCTATCGAACCGATCGCAACGACTTTTTGGATCTCATTGAAGCTGATCGGGCCTTGCTCACTTATCAGTTGGAATTTGTCCGAGCGTTCGTGGATTGGGAACAGTTGCTGGCAAAATTGGAACGAGTCGTCGGGACGGAATTATGAAAAGGAAGGTTTGGTCATGAAGACGCAAGAACGCTCTCTGAACCAAATCCGTTGGATGGCCATAGCCCTCGGGATAGTGGCCCTAGTTGGGGGTGGATGGTGGGTAAACGAAAAGCTGGGACTTTACCCCCGTGGCACTGCGACAGTGATTTCTCAGCCTGGCACTCAAAACATGCCGAAGATGGCAGGCATGGAAATGAATACCATGTCAGATCAGGCTGCTATGCAGTCTGCGCAGGCCTCACCGATGGTGTCATCTCTCAAACAACAAATGATTGGCGTGCAAACCGCACTGGTGGAGAAACGTCGTCTTTCCACGACAGTTCGAGCCGCCGGGCGTGTAACGTATAACGAACAGCACATTGCCTATGTCAATCTTCGGATTTCAGGTTGGATCGAAGGCCTTTACGTGGATTTCACCGGCAAGGCAGTTCACAAAGGCCAGCCACTTTTTACTCTGTACAGTCCTGAGTTGGTCGCCACACAGGAGGAATATCTGCTGGCCTTGCAAGCCATAGAAGAGGTTCAAGCAAGTCCAGTCCCTGATGTCCACCACCAGGCCCAACAAGTCCTTGAGGCGGCAAGAGATCGGTTGCGCCTGTGGACGTTGACTGATGACCAGATCGAGGATTTGGAGTTTCAAGGGACACCCAACCACGCCGTGACGATATTTTCCCCCATCAGCGGCCATGTCATTGACAAAACCGCGTTTCAGGGCATGTTTGTTCAACCTGAAATGACGATGTATACCATTGCCGATCTTTCCACGATTTGGGTTCAGGCTGATGTGTATGAATATGAACTGCCTTTTATCCAAATGGGACAATCGGCAACGTTCACCCTGGAAGCCTTCCCGGGAGAAACATTTTCCGGACGTGTGACCTATATTTACCCCTATCTCAACAAAGAGTCCCGCACGGTGCAGATACGCCTTGAATTTCCGAATCCACATATTCGGCTCAAACCTGACATGTATGGCACGGTTCTCATCCAAGTGGAGCGAGAACCCAAGCTAGCCATACCGGACCAGGCTGTGCTCGACTCGGGACTTCGACAAGTCGTGTTTGTCGCACAAGAGAAAGGGATGTTTGAACCGAGAGAGGTCACGCTCGGGCCAAAGGTGGGTTCCTTCTTCGAGGTGACTGACGGTTTGAAAGAAGGGGAGCGCATCGTGACATCCGGCACATTCCTCTTGGATTCGGAAAGCAAGCTCATGGCCACGAGTAACATGATGGGAGCGTTGGGGATGGGCGGTGTCAAAATGGAACAGGCCCAGATGGGCGAGATGGACATGGGCAACATGAATATGAGTGGGATGGATAAGAAGATGGATATGAAAAACGCCGAAAGGAAAGCTCCCCAATGATTGAACGAATCATAGGTTGGAGTGGGCGCAATGGTTTTTTGGTGGGGTTGCTGGTTCTCTTTCTCATGGGTTGGGGAATCTGGGTCGTGGCTCGAACGCCTCTTGATGCCTTGCCCGATTTGTCAGATGTCCAGGTGATTGTGTTTACCGAATGGCCAGGTCGCAGTCCGGATTTGGTTGAGGATCAAATCACCTACCCCATTGTCACCTCCATGTTGGGAGCCCCAAAGATTAAATATGTGCGAGGACAATCCTTCCTTGGTCTCTCCTTTGTCTACATCGTGTTTCAAGATGGGACCGATATGTACTGGGCAAGAAGTCGTGTCGTGGAATATATGCAAGGCGTGACGGATAAACTCCCTGAAGGAGTCGCTCCCACACTAGGCCCTGATGCCACAGGAGTTGGCTGGGTCTTTCAGTATGCCCTGGTAGATGAGGGCGGCCAACACAGTTTAGCCGATCTGCGATCATTTCAAGATTGGTATCTGCGCTATTGGCTCCAAAGCGTGCCAGGTGTCGCAGAGGTGGCATCGATTGGTGGGTTTGTGAAGCAGTATCAAGTGCAGGTGGACCCCGTAAAACTGCAAGGGTACGGCATTGGCCTGTCCGAGGTCATCCAGGCGATCCGCCGAAGCAACAACGAGGTCGGAGGACGGGTGATTGAGGCCAGTGAACGGGAATACATGGTGCGAGGACGAGGGTATATCCGTTCCCAGGATGATCTCCGAAGCATACCCCTTGGCACGGACCAGCACGGCACGCCGATTACCGTTCAGGATGTTGCTCACGTCACGATTGGGCCAGATATGCGGCGAGGCATCGCAGAACTGGATGGAACGGGAGAGGTGGTGGGGGGCATCGTCATCATGCGCTACGGAGAAAATGCCCTTGAAGTGATTGACCGGGTGAAACAGAAATTGAAAGAAATTAAACCGTCTATTCCCGAAGGCATTCGGGTGGTTCCCGTGTATGATCGGTCTGACCTGATCCTTCGCGCCGTCGCCACATTAAAAGAAAAGCTGATTGAAATTAGCATAGTCGTCAGCCTAGTCAGCTTGGTCTTTCTCTTTCACCTTCGGTCAGCGCTGGTGCCGATTCTTTTGCTGCCCGTAGCCGTGTTGCTGTCTTTCATTGCGATGTATTACCTGGGGATCAGCTCGAATGTGATGTCACTTTCAGGCATCGCGATCGCGATTGGGACCATGGTCGATGCGGTCATTGTCATGGTGGAAAATGCGCACCGGCGTTTAGAAGAGTGGGAGCAACAGGGTCAAATCGGGTCCCGAGAGGAAATTATTATTCGGGCGGCCCAAGAAGTAGGCAAGCCCCTCTTTTTTTCCTTGCTGATCATCACAGTCTCTTTTCTGCCCATATTCACCTTGGAGGCACAGGAAGGACGACTGTTTAAGCCGCTTGCCTATACGAAAACGTTTGCCATGTTTTTTGCCGCTCTGGTCTCGATCACCGTGGCTCCCTTGTTGATGTGCTGGTTCATTCGGGGTCGGATTACCTCAGAACGTCGAAATCCTTTAAACCGATTGCTTATTTGGATGTACCACCCCCTCGTGAAAGGCGTGTTACGTATCCGATGGCTGGTGGTAGGACTCGCGATTGGAAGCATGATCTTGGTAGTCCCCCTCTATGAAAAGCTTGGAGCTGAATTCATGCCCCCATTAAACGAAGGCACGATGTTGTATATGCCCACATCTCTTCCGGGCCTGTCAGTTCAGAAAGCCAGTCAGATTCTTCAAACTCAGGATCGATTGTTGAAGGAGTTTCCCGAGGTGGACCGGGTGATGGGGAAAATGGGCCGGGCGCGCACCGCTACAGATCCAGCTCCATTAAATATGGCCGAAACCATTGTGGCATTAAAACCCCAGGAAGAATGGCGGCCAGGCATGACATGGGACAAGCTAATTGCGGAAATGGACCAGCGGGTAAAACTTCCTGGAATGCCGAACATTTGGTGGATGCCGATTCAAACCCGAACAGAAATGCTCGCCACCGGTATCCGCAGTAGTCTGGGAATAAAAATCTTAGGACCTCAGTTGGAGGCACTGGAACGGTTGGGTTTACAGATTGAAGGCCTCCTTCAATCCCTCGCCGGAACCAGGAGTGCCTATGCCGAACGGGTCACCGGAGGATACTATTTGGACATTGACGTGAATCGCGTGGCAGCAGCCCGATACGGGTTGACCGTGGCAGATGTTCAAGATGTCATTGAATCGGCTATAGGCGGAAAAAATATTACCTGGACTGTGGAAGGCCGTGAACGCTATCCCATTAACGTTCGGTACCCTCGCGAACTGCGCCAGGATGTTGATGCCCTCAAGCGTGTTCTCGTGACAACACCCCAAGGAGAACATATTCCACTCGCACAACTGTCTACCATCTCTAAGACAACCGGTCCACCATCAATCAGGGACGAGAATGGATCTCTTGCCAGCATTGTATTTGTCGATGTCGCCGGGCAGGATCTAGGAAGCTATGTCCAGAAGGCCAAGGCACTGATTCAAGAACACGTGACACTTCCAGATGGGTACTCGTTACAATGGGCAGGGCAATACCAATATCTCGAACGGGCTCAACAACAACTTCAGATCGTCATTCCCTTAACACTATTTCTCATTTTCATGTTGTTGTACCTTATTTTTCGGTCCATACCTCGCTGCCTGCTGGTCCTTCTTTCTGTCCCATTCTCCATGGTTGGTGCCATCTGGTACTTACATTATCTTGGATATAATCTTAGCGTGGCCGTCTGGGTAGGACTTATTGCTTTGGCGGGTGTGGCAGCCGAAACCGGTGTGATCATGATCATGTTTCTTGATAACGCCTGCGCTCGTCGGCAACAGGAAAACCAACTTCAAACATTGGCCGATTTACGTGAAGCCATCATTGAAGGCGCGGTGCTTCGTGTCAGACCAAAACTCATGACCGCTTCCGCGATTCTGTTAGGCCTGCTACCTATCATGTGGAGTCAAGGGACGGGTGCGGATGTCATGAAACGCATCGCCGCTCCCATGATTGGTGGGATGGTGTCAACAATTATTCTCACGCTGTTGGTGATTCCAGCCATCTATTTTCTTTGGCGGAGTTGGGGATTGAGGCAGAAAAGAGCAGATGAGATTTAGGAAAGAAAGATTCATGTGGTATCAAAAAAATTGCGATGGTGCAAAAAAACCTGGAAGAGAAATGAGGCGTTTTGGTACGTTAGATTTTTAAAGTCTTGAGTAGAATGGCAACATTGGCTAAGGATTTTAATCACCACTTGATGTTACAACATATTGAAATGGTTCTCATGATGAACTTTGGCATTTTTTTTGCTGAATAAATTAAACATAAGGTGTAGGCTGTCCGATTAAATAAGTAACACCGTATTTTGTCAGTAGGCATTTCAATGAATAGAAAAATAATACAAAGAGTTCGGCTGATTGTTCCTTTCCTCCTCGTGGCCTTTCTGGTGTGTGGGAGTGGGTTATTCTGCCCAATGACAGAATCACCAGCAGGCACCCATCACTCCCCATCCAAATCCCACCAGTTGCCTCCCACGCCTATCAATTCAAGTGATGACTGTCTGGATCAGTTCAAAAATGCTGAAATTCAGTCCAAAGATTTAACCTATGACGTTTTTTCTCTTTTGCAATTTAAGGGATTAGACAATATCTTCGAATCTCCTTTTTCCAATTATCTCTTCACCAGCATTGCTCCCCAAACCTCTTCCTATCCCTTGCTCTTCCTCCTCTTCTCTGTCTTTCTGAATTGAGCTCCCACTACCTAGTTCCTTGCAGGGCAATGAAACCCGTCGGGTTCTGCGTCCAGTGGTCCCATTTTTTCCACTATCAACTCAGGGTGAAGGCCATGATGAGAATATATCTGCACCAGCGTTTCCACGTTCGATCCCTTGTCCTAGGGGTGCTCTTGTTCGGCGTTACGGAAATGTCAGCTCTTGCTGCGGAGCCTCCTCTCAAACTTCAAACCCTTGTCCAGGAAGCCTCTCAGCAAAACCCGGAGATCCAATCAGCTAAACAGCGATGGGAAGCGGCAAAGTCAGTTCCGTCTCAGGTCGAATCATTGCCAGACCCAATCGTGGGGTTAGCCTATCGTGGACCGGATATCATGAGAGAAGGACGCGTGGCCGTGCAGCAAGAATTCCCGTTCCCTGGGAAACTTGATCTTCGCGGAGAGGTGGCGGCCAAGGGAGCGGATCGGATTGGTGAGAGATATGAGGGAATCAAACTCCGGATTATTGCCCAACTCAAGGAGGCCTACTTTTCTCTACACTTCGTTCACAAATCTATTGAGATCGTCAGCAAGAATATTAAAATTCTCGAAGAGTTTGAGAAGACAGCCGAGGCTCGGTACAAGGTCGGCAAGGGAATTCAGCAAGACCTGTTCCGGGCACAGGTTGAGCTTTCCAGGGAACTTGAGGAACTGACGACGCTCAACCAGGAGAAAGAGACTTTGCACGCGGACATCAATCGAATTTTGAACCGACCTCCTGCCGCCCAGTTGGGGGCACCGGAGGAGCCGCAACTCACGCCCCTTCTTTACACCTTGGACGAGTTGAATGAATACGCCACGAAAAATTCGCCGGTCATCAAGGCGCAAGGCAGGGCTATTGAACAAGGACAATCCGCGGTTGACCTGGCCAACCGGGAATTTTATCCCGACTTCTTTGTGGGCCTCGGAGCCATGCAATCATTTCGGTCAGATGAACAACAAGATGCCTTTGGAATGTTGGGAATCAAAGTTCCTCTCTACTATGCGACTAAACAGCAATTCGGGGTGAAGGAATCCCTGTCTAGCCTTGAAAGCGCACGGAAGGATCATCGGACTGCAACTCAAGACGTTTTGTTCAGGGTAAAAGACAGCTTTGTCCGTGCCGAACGTGCGAAACGACTGGTCAAGTTGCTGGGAAAAGCCATCATTCCACAGGCTTCTCTGGCCCTGGAATCATCGATAGCCGGCTATAGTGTGGGAAAAGTTGATTTTCTCACGATGCTCGACAACCTTCTCAGGCTTCAACGGGATGAAATCGATTTGCATCGTGAAAAGGTTGCTCATGAAATCGCCATCGCCAAGCTGGAAGAGGCCGTCGCTATACCATTGCAAGGTGGAAACCATGAGTGAATTTAAAAAAATATCGCCTCTTCGTGAAGAGGATAATGATCGAGCTGAAACCCCGGATGACATCCGGCCATTCAGGCAGGACGAGGCGCACAGCAAACATTCCAAACGGTTCTGGATAATCATCGGAATCATCGCCGTTGTTCTAGGCTCAGGCATTGGTTTTTACTACTGGTCCACCGGCACTGAGAAACATACTGCTCATCTTCCTGGCGGGGAAACTCAAACCGCCAAATCAGAGCATCAGGGCATGGACATGTCTTCGACTGGCGGGGAAGCAGGCATGAAGCCAGAGGAACCCGAGTCGGTCATGATCAATGCTCGGAAACAACAGCTTATCGGGGTGAAAACCGAGAAGGCTAAATCACTGACAATCACGCACACCATTCGAACTGTAGCCCTTGTAGATGTAGATGAACGGAACCTGGAACATGTGAACATTAAGCTGGAGGGCTGGGTGGAGAAGCTGTATGTCCGCTTTACGGGGGAAGATGTCAAAAAAGACCAAATGCTCTTCGAGATCTATAGCCCGGAGCTGGTCTCCTCCCAGGAGGAATATTTGCTAGCACTCAAGGCCGTTCGCACACTCGGAGATAGCGAATTCTCTGAAGTAGCGGACAGCGCAAGAAGGGTATTGCAATCCACCCGAGAGCGTTTTTCTCTTTGGGACATTACCCCCGATCATATTGAGGACCTAGAGCGAACAGGCAAAGTCTTACGAACCCTTCCTCTTCATGCCCCCATTTCGGGGTATGTCCTAACGATGAATGTCCGCGAAGGCGGATACATTACGCCTTCCACAGACACCTTTGTCTTGGCGGACCTCTCCAACATCTGGGTGTTGGCAGATCTGTATGAGTTTGAGATTCCCTACGTCAAATTAGGGCAGAAAGCACAAATTACCCTTCCCTATTTTCCAAACGAAATATTCAAGGGAACCGTGACCTATATTTATCCGGTCCTTGATCCTAAAACCCGAACGGTGAAGGTCCGGTTCGAATTGCCCAATCCCGGCTGGCGGCTCAAGCCTGACATGTTTGCCAATGTGACGCTGGAAATCCCGCTGGGGGATCGACTTGTGGTTCCTAACACGGCGGTATTGGATTCCGGTACGAAGCAGGTGGTGTTCGTGGATACAGGCCAAGGGATGTTTGAGGCCAGGAACGTCACTCTGGGCGTGAGATCCCGTGAGTGGTATGAAGTGCTTGAAGGGGTGAAGGAAGGCGAGATGGTCGTCACGAGTGGCAACTTTTTGATTGATTCGGAAAGTGCCCTTGGGTCAGCAACGGGTATGATGATGCCGGGAATGGATATGGGGCCCAAAAAGGGTGACGATTCCTCGGACGCAATGTCAGATATGAAACCATAAGCGAAATTTTGAGAATGGCTTATTATGATTGAAAAGATTATCGGTGCCAGTGCGAGAAATGGCTTTTTGATCGGGCTCATGGTGGTGTTTCTGACCGCCTGGGGGATCTGGGCCATCAAAAATACCCCACTCGACGCGCTCCCGGATCTGTCTGATGTGCAGGTGATCATCTTTACCGAATGGCCGGGACGCGCCCCGCAACTCGTCGAAGACCAGATTACGTATCCCATTGTCACCACCATGCTGGGCGCTCCCAAGGTCCAAGTCGTGAGAGGGTTTTCCTTTTTTGGCCTCTCCTTCATCTACGTCATTTTCGAAGATGGCACGGACATGTACTGGGCTCGAAGTCGGATCCTGGAGTATATGAATGAAGCGTTGAAAGCCTTGCCAGAGGGCGTCCTTCCCACCCTGGGTCCAGACGCGACTGGCGTTGGGTGGGGATACGAATATGCTGTGATCGATAAGACGGGCAAGCATGATTTGTCGGAACTCCGAACCCTTCAAGACTGGTATATCCGGTATTGGCTGAAGGCGGTTCCCGGCGTATCGGACGTGGCCAGTGTCGGTGGGTATGTGAAGCAATATCAGGTCAATATCGATCCCAATGCCATTCTGGCTTATAACCTGCCGTTAGATTCAATTGTGAGTGCGATTCGAATGAGCAATAACGATGTCGGTGGCCGGGTGGTGGAATTCACCGGTCGGGAGTACATGGTCTGGGGACGCGGGTATGTGCAGTCCGTGGCAGATCTCGAGCAGGTGGCCGTGGGAACGAATGCCAAAGGCACCCCCATCCTCCTCAAGGATGTGGGGCGAATCGAACTGGGTCCTGATATACGGCGGGGGCTCGTGGAACTGGATGGCGAAGGGGAAGTGGCCGGCGGTATCGTGGTGATTCGATTCGGGGAGGACACGCTTGGGGTCATTGAACGGGTCAAGGCCAAAATTCAGGAAATGACCCCTTCGTTGCCTGAAGGTGTTGAGATTG
This window encodes:
- a CDS encoding TolC family protein, which produces MMRIYLHQRFHVRSLVLGVLLFGVTEMSALAAEPPLKLQTLVQEASQQNPEIQSAKQRWEAAKSVPSQVESLPDPIVGLAYRGPDIMREGRVAVQQEFPFPGKLDLRGEVAAKGADRIGERYEGIKLRIIAQLKEAYFSLHFVHKSIEIVSKNIKILEEFEKTAEARYKVGKGIQQDLFRAQVELSRELEELTTLNQEKETLHADINRILNRPPAAQLGAPEEPQLTPLLYTLDELNEYATKNSPVIKAQGRAIEQGQSAVDLANREFYPDFFVGLGAMQSFRSDEQQDAFGMLGIKVPLYYATKQQFGVKESLSSLESARKDHRTATQDVLFRVKDSFVRAERAKRLVKLLGKAIIPQASLALESSIAGYSVGKVDFLTMLDNLLRLQRDEIDLHREKVAHEIAIAKLEEAVAIPLQGGNHE
- a CDS encoding efflux RND transporter periplasmic adaptor subunit, which translates into the protein MSEFKKISPLREEDNDRAETPDDIRPFRQDEAHSKHSKRFWIIIGIIAVVLGSGIGFYYWSTGTEKHTAHLPGGETQTAKSEHQGMDMSSTGGEAGMKPEEPESVMINARKQQLIGVKTEKAKSLTITHTIRTVALVDVDERNLEHVNIKLEGWVEKLYVRFTGEDVKKDQMLFEIYSPELVSSQEEYLLALKAVRTLGDSEFSEVADSARRVLQSTRERFSLWDITPDHIEDLERTGKVLRTLPLHAPISGYVLTMNVREGGYITPSTDTFVLADLSNIWVLADLYEFEIPYVKLGQKAQITLPYFPNEIFKGTVTYIYPVLDPKTRTVKVRFELPNPGWRLKPDMFANVTLEIPLGDRLVVPNTAVLDSGTKQVVFVDTGQGMFEARNVTLGVRSREWYEVLEGVKEGEMVVTSGNFLIDSESALGSATGMMMPGMDMGPKKGDDSSDAMSDMKP
- a CDS encoding TolC family protein, which codes for MKPVRFYWQWLLLSTFLLGLPWPISAGAQISSKEIIQLGPLIQEALENNPELVAEQALVEAMIERVPQSKSLDDPELTLSLWNTPNSLDVTRSDRTIFGLSQQFPYPGTLSQQEHIAEKVVAQAQQRLTGKKREIIAAVKTAYYELFYAHQAIEVHHQEAKRLKQFFDAATAKFRVGKGTQVDVLKAQVEQSKWFQHLPVLEQQKQTAQAHLNTILNRDAEASLGVPLEPMSEPKTLSLEHLQNQAVQQRPEILEAALAVQQFDATIKLAELQTYPHLRVEAQRWLNRNEEDGFGGIVSINLPFAFWTKPKYEAGVREAKAHREVAQFKKRTLENQTRFQIQDLMARITAKRKILDLYQTTVLPQAKLTLRAAIAGYRTDRNDFLDLIEADRALLTYQLEFVRAFVDWEQLLAKLERVVGTEL
- a CDS encoding efflux RND transporter periplasmic adaptor subunit, whose translation is MKTQERSLNQIRWMAIALGIVALVGGGWWVNEKLGLYPRGTATVISQPGTQNMPKMAGMEMNTMSDQAAMQSAQASPMVSSLKQQMIGVQTALVEKRRLSTTVRAAGRVTYNEQHIAYVNLRISGWIEGLYVDFTGKAVHKGQPLFTLYSPELVATQEEYLLALQAIEEVQASPVPDVHHQAQQVLEAARDRLRLWTLTDDQIEDLEFQGTPNHAVTIFSPISGHVIDKTAFQGMFVQPEMTMYTIADLSTIWVQADVYEYELPFIQMGQSATFTLEAFPGETFSGRVTYIYPYLNKESRTVQIRLEFPNPHIRLKPDMYGTVLIQVEREPKLAIPDQAVLDSGLRQVVFVAQEKGMFEPREVTLGPKVGSFFEVTDGLKEGERIVTSGTFLLDSESKLMATSNMMGALGMGGVKMEQAQMGEMDMGNMNMSGMDKKMDMKNAERKAPQ
- a CDS encoding CusA/CzcA family heavy metal efflux RND transporter; this encodes MIERIIGWSGRNGFLVGLLVLFLMGWGIWVVARTPLDALPDLSDVQVIVFTEWPGRSPDLVEDQITYPIVTSMLGAPKIKYVRGQSFLGLSFVYIVFQDGTDMYWARSRVVEYMQGVTDKLPEGVAPTLGPDATGVGWVFQYALVDEGGQHSLADLRSFQDWYLRYWLQSVPGVAEVASIGGFVKQYQVQVDPVKLQGYGIGLSEVIQAIRRSNNEVGGRVIEASEREYMVRGRGYIRSQDDLRSIPLGTDQHGTPITVQDVAHVTIGPDMRRGIAELDGTGEVVGGIVIMRYGENALEVIDRVKQKLKEIKPSIPEGIRVVPVYDRSDLILRAVATLKEKLIEISIVVSLVSLVFLFHLRSALVPILLLPVAVLLSFIAMYYLGISSNVMSLSGIAIAIGTMVDAVIVMVENAHRRLEEWEQQGQIGSREEIIIRAAQEVGKPLFFSLLIITVSFLPIFTLEAQEGRLFKPLAYTKTFAMFFAALVSITVAPLLMCWFIRGRITSERRNPLNRLLIWMYHPLVKGVLRIRWLVVGLAIGSMILVVPLYEKLGAEFMPPLNEGTMLYMPTSLPGLSVQKASQILQTQDRLLKEFPEVDRVMGKMGRARTATDPAPLNMAETIVALKPQEEWRPGMTWDKLIAEMDQRVKLPGMPNIWWMPIQTRTEMLATGIRSSLGIKILGPQLEALERLGLQIEGLLQSLAGTRSAYAERVTGGYYLDIDVNRVAAARYGLTVADVQDVIESAIGGKNITWTVEGRERYPINVRYPRELRQDVDALKRVLVTTPQGEHIPLAQLSTISKTTGPPSIRDENGSLASIVFVDVAGQDLGSYVQKAKALIQEHVTLPDGYSLQWAGQYQYLERAQQQLQIVIPLTLFLIFMLLYLIFRSIPRCLLVLLSVPFSMVGAIWYLHYLGYNLSVAVWVGLIALAGVAAETGVIMIMFLDNACARRQQENQLQTLADLREAIIEGAVLRVRPKLMTASAILLGLLPIMWSQGTGADVMKRIAAPMIGGMVSTIILTLLVIPAIYFLWRSWGLRQKRADEI